In Leishmania major strain Friedlin complete genome, chromosome 19, the following proteins share a genomic window:
- a CDS encoding putative 40S ribosomal protein S13 codes for MVRMHGNGRGKASSALPYRRTPPAWLKIASRNVVKMVCKSSRKGMMPSQIGMELRDSMGIAQVKNVTGRKILRILKHNGLAPEIPEDLYFLVKRATQMRKHLERHTTDRDTKYRLILVESRIHRLARYYKRVKQLPPTWKYESSTASAMVA; via the coding sequence ATGGTCCGCATGCACGGCAACGGTCGGGGCAAGGCCTCGTCCGCTCTCCCCTACCGCCGCACTCCCCCGGCGTGGCTGAAGATTGCGAGCCGCAACGTGGTGAAGATGGTGTGCAAGAGCTCCCGCAAGGGTATGATGCCCAGCCAGATCGGCATGGAGCTGCGTGATTCCATGGGTATTGCCCAGGTGAAGAACGTGACCGGCCGCAAGATCCTGCGCATCCTCAAGCACAACGGCCTCGCCCCGGAGATCCCGGAGGATCTGTACTTCCTGGTGAAGCGCGCCACCCAGATGCGCAAGCACCTCGAGCGCCACACGACGGACCGTGACACCAAGTACCGCCTCATCCTGGTCGAGTCCCGCATccaccgcctggcccgcTACTACAAGCGCGTCAagcagctgccgcccacCTGGAAGTACGAGTCCAGCACGGCCTCCGCCATGGTCGCATAA
- a CDS encoding putative Qc-SNARE protein produces MAANGCFIAALIARTHDRLPLCSYTDDNYSNANVIRQQEQRIVERMESPAGGTDRAAAKGSYYESFDHKDNVYFAFQDAATDLTLVVAVNKLLLRNSGDINGMNKLACGLLDLIFSEFIQMYTPAEIGAPNVRAYQFIKFDATLRKCVTRIMQQDRTTGDRIVIGSGTSGGSSGSGAGAGPSGGGVGATGMIRRQVNPQYDALRQEITDVHMVMRKNLEDLMTRGEGLDTMTNYSAELVDQSSRYYKKTVQMNRMRLLKTYGPPAAIGLFLIVFFYLYFF; encoded by the coding sequence ATGGCGGCTAACGGCTGCTTTATTGCGGCCCTGATAGCCCGCACGCATGACCGACTGCCCTTGTGCAGCTACACGGATGACAACTACAGCAACGCGAATGTGATtcggcagcaggagcagcgcatTGTAGAGCGGATGGAGTCACCGGCGGGTGGCACAGaccgggcggcggcgaaggggagCTACTACGAGAGTTTCGACCACAAAGACAACGTCTACTTTGCCTTTCAAGACGCGGCGACAGACTTGACGCTGGTTGTGGCGGTGAacaagctgctgctgcgcaactCGGGCGACATCAACGGCATGAACAAGCTAGCTTGTGGGCTGCTCGACCTCATTTTCTCGGAGTTCATTCAGATGTACACGCCGGCGGAGATCGGCGCTCCCAACGTGAGGGCGTACCAGTTTATTAAGTTTGACGCGACACTGCGAAAGTGCGTGACGCGCATCATGCAGCAAGACCGTACCACCGGGGACAGAATTGTGATCGGCTCCGGGACAAGCGGTGGTAGTAGTGGGTCTGGAGCTGGCGCCGGCCCAagtggtggcggtgtcggGGCGACGGGCATGATACGTCGCCAGGTCAACCCACAGTACGATGCGCTGCGACAGGAGATCACGGATGTGCACATGGTTATGCGCAAGAACCTGGAAGACCTCATGACGCGCGGCGAGGGGCTCGACACCATGACGAACTACTCCGCCGAGCTCGTGGATCAGAGCTCTCGCTATTACAAGAAGACGGTGCAGATGAACCGCATGCGCCTCCTCAAGACGTACGGCCCACCGGCAGCGATCGGGCTTTTCCTCATTGTTTTCTTCTACTTGTACTTCTTCTGA
- a CDS encoding putative nucleosome assembly protein: MPPKNQRDAPVVIPDEDDEGDMMEMGNMLDFQKYLDPDFSKNFMASLPEKIRQRAQVLSAYDKDLSAQQKAYKAKEMDILRRYDALFEPLLQRRKEIVTGAAVSDEEVKKGMPEEHVNVISVEVDETDEAAKAADAFGLEGFWLRVLRHHAVIDSTIEPHDEDVLKHLVDIRSSVAEGEYGSFQVIFTFSPNDFFEEETITATVSIKDDKSELTVSPITWKPGKNVMIHTVTKKQRAKRTGQVRTTTRDVPQLSFFWLFKKKTEAVGDDDAEKDGEEDDEEQRISMLEVLHTCIVPNAVRYYTGEAPNGFSDVDEEDEEDEEEEEEEEEIIPRGRGGNRGGRGGRGGRGI, encoded by the coding sequence ATGCCGCCGAAGAACCAGCGTGATGCACCCGTGGTGATCCCGGATGAAGATGACGAGGGTGACATGATGGAGATGGGCAACATGCTGGACTTCCAGAAGTACCTCGACCCCGACTTCTCGAAGAATTTCATGGCAAGCCTGCCGGAGAAGATCCGTCAGCGGGCGCAGGTTCTCTCCGCCTACGACAAGGACCTCTCCGCGCAGCAGAAGGCGTACAAGGCGAAGGAGATGGACATTCTGCGCCGCTACGACGCCCTCTTCGAGCCACTGTTGCAACGCCGCAAGGAAATCGTCACGGGGGCCGCGGTCTCCGATgaggaggtgaagaaggGCATGCCAGAGGAGCACGTCAATGTGATTTCAGTGGAAGTGGACGAGACGGACGAGGCCGCCAAGGCCGCCGACGCGTTCGGCCTGGAGGGGTTCtggctgcgcgtgctgcgtcACCACGCCGTGATCGACAGCACGATTGAGCCGCACGACGAGGATGTTCTGAAACACCTCGTCGATATCCGGTCTTCTGTCGCGGAGGGGGAATACGGTAGCTTCCAGGTGATTTTCACCTTCTCGCCGAACGACTTcttcgaggaggagaccatcaccgccacggTCAGCATCAAGGATGACAAGTCAGAGCTGACGGTGTCGCCCATCACGTGGAAGCCGGGCAAGAACGTCATGATACACACCGTCACGAAGAAGCAGCGGGCGAAGCGCACGGGGCAGGTGCGTACCACCACGCGTGACGTGCCGCAGCTCTCATTCTTCTGGCTGTTCAAGAAGAAGACCGAAGCCgtcggcgatgacgacgccgagaaggacggcgaggaggacgacgaggagcagcgcataAGCATGCTTGAGGTGCTGCATACGTGCATCGTGCCAAATGCTGTGCGCTACTACACCGGCGAGGCCCCTAACGGCTTCAGCGAtgtcgacgaggaggacgaagaggatgaagaggaggaagaagaggaagaggagatcATCccgcgcggccgcggcggcaaccgtggcggccgtggtggtcGCGGTGGCCGTGGTATCTAA
- a CDS encoding putative RNA polymerase III C11 subunit, with product MFFCPFCSTLLLVVPHVEGNALVCATCRYVHSVASASPQVPRNAFGEPILTIQHSFVAHNRQLMDAEEDPAMEAAASSSAAACHTTAAFTPVVKAETSAEGGQITTIPCQNEDNPCQSTKAYFIQIQMRSADEPATVFFKCVECGHQWRQD from the coding sequence ATGTTCTTCTGTCCGTTTTGTTctacgctgctgctcgtggtgCCGCATGTGGAGGGCAACGCGCTCGTGTGCGCCACGTGCCGCTATGTCCACTCCGTCGCCAGCGCGAGTCCGCAAGTCCCCAGAAACGCGTTCGGCGAGCCAATCCTCACCATCCAGCACTCCTTTGTGGCGCACAACCGTCAACTCATGGACGCTGAGGAAGATCcggcgatggaggcggcagcttcgtccagcgccgcggcgtgccACACAACCGCTGCGTTCACTCCAGTAGTCAAGGCAGAGACCTCCGCAGAGGGAGGCCAGATCACGACGATCCCGTGCCAGAACGAAGACAACCCGTGCCAGAGTACCAAGGCCTACTTTATTCAGATCCAAATGCGTTCTGCTGACGAGCCGGCAACCGTGTTCTTCAAGTGCGTCGAGTGCGGCCATCAGTGGCGACAGGACTAA